The following proteins are encoded in a genomic region of Maylandia zebra isolate NMK-2024a linkage group LG1, Mzebra_GT3a, whole genome shotgun sequence:
- the nhsb gene encoding actin remodeling regulator NHS isoform X4: protein MPFAKRIVEPQLLCRHPIPNDDGLLFEDLCAISNVVLSRTLRQLSDLARHACSLFQELENDIISTNQRVWVLQNKIGQIQQTASALDPKKEAVPVSNLDIESKLSVHYQAPWHQQHNVFHPCTRPPCLEELHRNAQLSLRALHRDEQQRQRSTSRERNRVTISISVAPPMPTFPSPHTIRRQQRSRLARAQERAERERDLDYQPRKERPVKESEIQTIQRKERPREADVQTIQRKFECFYSLHPIESCIFIPWNRKATSTGEGEGGEVLGSNRAQASAPSAPSTQDKQTNWSKENVPPSDHKSSGDSHAISSCIIPINVTGVGFDREASARCSLVHSQSVLQRRRKLRRRKTITGIPKRVQHDMDSDESPVARERTVIIHANPHQLSLCQEELSVSGRLHHTRDSGCQTDDFLIACTAAPSRRRIRAQRGHQGIPASLSHSTGNISSLGDQSDSTYTTATSHGGRLRSRSLPREGGRLMDSDEDDDDNYDDDDEDEELSPYEAEDFIPAGPSPRMKMMMMKDEEESTDDQAAPEPLQLGSLKRLQRTGERDRGGGGGGSPEHSWMERGRSRLPRKADMGSCEISSSSDTFSSPIHSVSTTGVLGSHVDHKEDHQSSSGNWSGSSSTCPSQTSETIPPPSSPPLTGSSHCDSELSLNTVPNAIDEGFSLDPSYHSDLRPQGQGHRSSSFTSSATDQLDDAGVSTASEGEWTYPPDQDQTDQDQDPDQTQNLSQSHGVTQEYSSKHSLEDQAGFSDKTSNTEIEPGSHYPSDTEGFYSSSVHIRECNQSYRGYMYNYADQGPDCGQSNTVAAPLSHGVYPEPSADFRAGTLTLGRTSRSLRKPKVKPPPPKRTSSLKEPSGSVDVGTDTQADQDQPKMVIEQELTLSSTDMKLELDLELGVAPEPLQTSCLVAEPLGTWGMGLGETVDIVEPMSFSSADTHSFKDEGAVQSDYADLWLHNSELKSNNETQTQAPTQASDTVATSSPLPPEDFKLGSPEKLAGLASPSSGYSSQSETPTSTLPTSSAAFFPGPLSPSTGKRKPKVPERKSSLASLQHFPRDGASISSCYKRDPDFPPPPSQLDLSILHGGYVRHTLSHRTYHMHTLHHSKHRAANVLATGTKLLAPEASNTNPPPSSNSTLTIPSSNLSAITPSALRSVQLHSVSQSADPQITYTTDQETPSVTETATRPKCPPSASTLAPPPPNTRPLPPRRPPPRPPGHEHTSSPEHAQPTPPGRHPDGPPSYESLLLRQDRYGPGTFWAMTAFRTRMDPSSDLSEDSSPVHRPVPRAPHPSPVDLHTHIHSHREFRGLTHSSRAHPEFRVLGERSFSQDDDDDEDEEEEEEEHVKEPPRPVCPRGGMRSDHPPPPAYEFAGGSHSDSGPWASPIKVPGTTMETLHSYLISDPRNRGHEEQEEEEEVTSGATRSAQQQQPQESKDDSTTPDTEDYFSKGMLCATDSTPSDNSLSPLMDDTKVDDDIILTSPNKTRTTEDLFAMIHRSKRKVLGRKDSGDLNAKSRLCPPVPVTPSNVSTVIIPPAPPLNIPATLATAVGSQRAPVPIYRSAKKSSTSNEEFKLLLLKKGSRTDSSYRMSATEILKSPITPKTPGESVQEGPIRQGEEPPSTLQESPISGLDPIQIPGLFPRANSESFASKTLPMSAASRQGRSRIPPVANSSRYSTRSRLYTAPMQAISEGETENSDGSPHDDRSS, encoded by the exons CGGTGTCAAACCTCGACATAGAGAGCAAGCTGTCGGTTCACTATCAGGCTCCATGGCACCAGCAGCACAATGTATTTCATCCTTGCACCCGACCGCCGTGTCTGGAGGAGCTGCACAGAAACGCTCAGCTCAGTCTCAGAGCTCTGCACCGAG ACGAACAACAGCGGCAGCGGTCCACGAGTCGGGAGAGAAACAGGGTGACCATCTCTATCTCAGTGGCGCCCCCCATGCCCACCTTCCCTTCGCCCCACACCATCCGGCGGCAACAGAGGAGTCGCCTGGCAAGAGCG CAAGAGAGAGCAGAAAGGGAGCGAGACTTAGACTATCAACCCAGGAAG GAGAGGCCTGTGAAAGAATCAGAAATCCAGACCATACAGAGAAAA GAGAGGCCAAGAGAAGCAGATGTTCAGACGATCCAAAGAAAG TTTGAGTGCTTTTACTCACTTCACCCTATTGAAAGTTGCATCTTCATTCCATGGAATAGAAAG GCTACCTCTACAGGGGAAGGTGAAGGCGGTGAGGTCTTGGGAAGCAACAGAGCCCAGGCCTCAGCCCCCAGTGCACCTTCAACCCAGGATAAGCAGACAAACTGGTCAAAGGAAAACGTCCCACCATCAGATCACAAGTCATCTGGCGATTCTCATGCTATCTCTTCCTGTATCATCCCGATCAATGTCACAG GAGTTGGGTTTGACAGGGAAGCAAGTGCTCGATGCTCTCTAGTCCATTCTCAGTCAGTTCTTCAGAGGAGAAGGAAGCTAAGGAGGAGGAAAACCATAACAGGAATACCCAAAAGAGTACAGCACGATATGG ATTCCGATGAATCACCTGTGGCAAGAGAGCGCACAGTGATTATCCATGCCAATCCACATCAACTCTCGCTCTGTCAGGAAGAACTCTCAGTCAGTGGTCGCCTCCATCACACTCGTGACTCTGGCTGCCAGACAGATGATTTTCTTATAGCAT gtaCAGCTGCTCCCTCCAGAAGGCGTATTAGAGCTCAGCGAGGCCATCAGGGAATTCCTGCCTCTTTGTCCCATTCAACAGGAAATATTTCTTCTCTTGGTGACCAATCAGACTCAACATACACCACAGCCACATCCCATGGTGGGCGATTGCGCTCCCGTAGCCTTCCACGAGAGGGTGGACGTCTGATGGATAGTGATGAGGATGACGATGACAAttatgacgatgatgatgaggatgaagaaTTGTCACCTTACGAAGCAGAGGACTTTATTCCAGCTGGCCCCAGTCCAagaatgaagatgatgatgatgaaggatGAAGAGGAGAGCACAGATGACCAAGCAGCTCCAGAGCCGCTACAGCTTGGAAGCCTAAAAAGGCTGCAGCGAActggggagagagacagaggaggtggaggaggtggaagCCCAGAGCATAGCTGGATGGAGAGGGGTCGTTCACGGTTACCACGCAAGGCTGACATGGGCAGCTGCGAGATCTCGTCAAGCTCAGATACGTTTAGTAGCCCTATTCATTCAGTGTCTACAACAGGAGTCTTAGGCAGCCATGTGGATCACAAAGAAGACCACCAGTCATCCAGCGGGAACTGGAGTGGTTCTAGTTCTACCTGCCCCTCACAAACATCTGAAACCATCCCGCCACCCTCTTCTCCACCCTTGACAGGCTCATCCCACTGTGATTCAGAGCTGTCACTCAACACCGTGCCCAATGCTATTGATGAGGGATTCTCCCTCGATCCCTCATATCACTCTGACCTCAGACCCCAAGGCCAGGGTCACAGATCAAGCTCATTCACATCCTCAGCCACAGACCAGCTGGATGATGCAGGGGTCAGTACAGCCAGTGAAGGAGAGTGGACATACCCTCCAGACCAAGATCAGACTGACCAAGATCAAGACCCTGACCAGACCCAAAACCTGAGCCAGAGCCATGGGGTAACCCAAGAGTACAGCTCTAAACATAGCCTTGAAGACCAAGCTGGCTTCAGTGACAAAACGAGCAACACTGAAATAGAGCCTGGCTCTCATTACCCATCTGATACAGAAGGTTTCTATTCCTCCTCTGTGCATATCAGAGAGTGTAATCAGAGTTATAGAGGATACATGTATAACTATGCAGACCAAGGGCCTGACTGTGGTCAGTCCAACACTGTGGCAGCACCACTATCACATGGAGTTTACCCTGAGCCCTCAGCTGACTTCAGAGCAGGCACTCTAACCCTGGGGAGGACATCTCGTTCATTAAGGAAACCGAAAGTCAAACCTCCACCACCCAAACGAACCTCCTCACTAAAGGAACCCAGTGGTAGTGTTGATGTCGGAACGGACACACAGGCAGATCAGGATCAACCAAAGATGGTTATTGAGCAGGAGCTTACTTTGTCTTCCACAGATATGAAGCTGGAACTGGACCTAGAGCTTGGAGTTGCTCCAGAACCATTACAGACATCCTGTTTAGTGGCAGAGCCTTTGGGAACATGGGGAATGGGACTGGGGGAAACCGTGGACATAGTAGAGCCCATGTCTTTCAGCTCTGCAGATACACACTCATTTAAAGATGAAGGTGCTGTGCAATCTGACTATGCAGACCTTTGGCTTCATAACAGTGAACTGAAGTCCAACAATG AAACCCAAACCCAGGCCCCTACCCAGGCTTCAGACACCGTGGCAACTAGTTCACCACTCCCACCTGAAGACTTCAAACTAGGGTCTCCTGAGAAACTGGCTGGTCTGGCTTCACCATCAAGTGGTTattccagccaatcagaaacaCCTACATCAACCCTGCCCACATCTTCGGCAGCATTTTTCCCAGGACCATTGTCTCCTTCAACTGGCAAGAGGAAGCCCAAAGTGCCAGAGAGGAAGTCTTCTCTCGCTTCCCTGCAGCATTTCCCCAGAGATGGAGCTTCCATTTCCTCTTGCTATAAGAGAGACCCAGACTTTCCACCTCCACCTTCTCAGCTGGATCTCAGTATCCTTCATGGTGGCTATGTCAGACACACGTTATCCCACCGGACTTACCACATGCACACATTGCACCATAGCAAACACAGAGCTGCAAATGTTTTAGCCACTGGCACAAAGTTGTTGGCTCCTGAAGCATCAAATACCAACCCACCACCAAGTTCAAACTCTACATTAACAATTCCTAGTTCAAATCTGTCAGCGATAACACCGTCTGCTCTTCGATCAGTGCAGCTTCATTCTGTTAGCCAATCTGCAGATCCACAAATTACTTACACTACAGACCAGGAAACACCAAGTGTAACAGAAACTGCTACAAGACCCAAATGTCCTCCTAGTGCTTCTACTCTGGCTCCGCCACCTCCTAACACTAGGCCTCTCCCTCCTCGCAGACCTCCTCCTAGACCACCAGGTCACGAGCACACCTCCTCCCCTGAGCATGCACAACCAACACCTCCTGGCCGTCATCCTGATGGGCCTCCATCTTATGAAAGCCTGCTACTTAGACAGGACCGCTATGGACCTGGAACTTTCTGGGCTATGACTGCCTTCCGAACCCGAATGGACCCATCATCAGACCTCTCTGAGGACAGCTCACCTGTGCATCGACCTGTCCCACGTGCTCCCCATCCATCTCCTGTGGATCTACACACACATATCCATTCTCATAGAGAGTTCAGAGGGCTCACCCACTCATCTCGTGCACATCCTGAGTTTAGGGTTTTAGGAGAACGCTCCTTCTcccaggatgatgatgatgatgaagatgaagaggaggaagaggaagagcacGTGAAAGAACCCCCTAGACCTGTATGTCCCAGAGGAGGTATGCGATCAGATCATCCTCCACCCCCAGCATATGAGTTTGCTGGGGGATCCCACTCAGACTCAGGGCCCTGGGCTAGTCCAATCAAAGTGCCTGGTACCACAATGGAGACATTGCATTCTTACCTAATCAGTGACCCAAGAAATAGAGGACACGAAGaacaggaagaagaggaggaagtgaCATCAGGTGCTACCAGAAGTGCCCAGCAACAACAGCCACAGGAAAGCAAAGATGACTCCACGACTCCTGACACTGAGGATTACTTCAGTAAAG GGATGTTGTGTGCTACAGATTCCACACCCAGTGATAATTCGCTCTCCCCTCTGATGGATGACACCAAAGTGGATGATGACATCATTCTCACGTCACCCAATAAGACCCGGACAACTGAGGACCTGTTTGCCATGATACACAG ATCCAAGAGAAAGGTCCTGGGTCGTAAAGATTCTGGCGACTTAAATGCTAAGTCTCGTCTCTGCCCTCCAGTACCAGTGACCCCCAGCAACGTGTCCACCGTCATTATCCCTCCAGCACCTCCTCTCAACATTCCAGCTACCTTAGCCACTGCTGTTGGGTCACAACGAGCCCCTGTACCAATCTATCGCAGCGCCAAGAAATCAAGTACGTCGAACGAGGAATTTAAACTCTTGTTGTTAAAAAAGGGAAGCAGAACTGATTCCAGCTATCGCATGTCAGCTACAGAGATTCTGAAAAGCCCTATTACCCCTAAAACACCAGGGGAGTCTGTCCAGGAAGGGCCCATTAGACAGGGAGAGGAGCCACCCTCTACGCTCCAGGAGAGCCCCATTTCTGGCCTCGACCCAATCCAGATACCAGGTCTTTTTCCCAGAGCCAACTCTGAGAGTTTTGCATCGAAAACCCTGCCTATGTCAGCTGCATCTCGACAAGGACGTTCTCGGATACCCCCTGTAGCCAACAGTAGTCGCTACAGTACACGCAGTCGCCTCTACACAGCCCCCATGCAAGCCATTTCTGAAGGGGAGACCGAGAACTCAGATGGGAGCCCCCATGATGACAGATCATCCTAA
- the nhsb gene encoding actin remodeling regulator NHS isoform X5: MPFAKRIVEPQLLCRHPIPNDDGLLFEDLCAISNVVLSRTLRQLSDLARHACSLFQELENDIISTNQRVWVLQNKIGQIQQTASALDPKKEAVPVSNLDIESKLSVHYQAPWHQQHNVFHPCTRPPCLEELHRNAQLSLRALHRDEQQRQRSTSRERNRVTISISVAPPMPTFPSPHTIRRQQRSRLARAQERAERERDLDYQPRKERPVKESEIQTIQRKERPREADVQTIQRKFECFYSLHPIESCIFIPWNRKATSTGEGEGGEVLGSNRAQASAPSAPSTQDKQTNWSKENVPPSDHKSSGDSHAISSCIIPINVTDSDESPVARERTVIIHANPHQLSLCQEELSVSGRLHHTRDSGCQTDDFLIACTAAPSRRRIRAQRGHQGIPASLSHSTGNISSLGDQSDSTYTTATSHGGRLRSRSLPREGGRLMDSDEDDDDNYDDDDEDEELSPYEAEDFIPAGPSPRMKMMMMKDEEESTDDQAAPEPLQLGSLKRLQRTGERDRGGGGGGSPEHSWMERGRSRLPRKADMGSCEISSSSDTFSSPIHSVSTTGVLGSHVDHKEDHQSSSGNWSGSSSTCPSQTSETIPPPSSPPLTGSSHCDSELSLNTVPNAIDEGFSLDPSYHSDLRPQGQGHRSSSFTSSATDQLDDAGVSTASEGEWTYPPDQDQTDQDQDPDQTQNLSQSHGVTQEYSSKHSLEDQAGFSDKTSNTEIEPGSHYPSDTEGFYSSSVHIRECNQSYRGYMYNYADQGPDCGQSNTVAAPLSHGVYPEPSADFRAGTLTLGRTSRSLRKPKVKPPPPKRTSSLKEPSGSVDVGTDTQADQDQPKMVIEQELTLSSTDMKLELDLELGVAPEPLQTSCLVAEPLGTWGMGLGETVDIVEPMSFSSADTHSFKDEGAVQSDYADLWLHNSELKSNNGEYTSMSNSSTATGTTVMECIKSPDSSSSSTETQTQAPTQASDTVATSSPLPPEDFKLGSPEKLAGLASPSSGYSSQSETPTSTLPTSSAAFFPGPLSPSTGKRKPKVPERKSSLASLQHFPRDGASISSCYKRDPDFPPPPSQLDLSILHGGYVRHTLSHRTYHMHTLHHSKHRAANVLATGTKLLAPEASNTNPPPSSNSTLTIPSSNLSAITPSALRSVQLHSVSQSADPQITYTTDQETPSVTETATRPKCPPSASTLAPPPPNTRPLPPRRPPPRPPGHEHTSSPEHAQPTPPGRHPDGPPSYESLLLRQDRYGPGTFWAMTAFRTRMDPSSDLSEDSSPVHRPVPRAPHPSPVDLHTHIHSHREFRGLTHSSRAHPEFRVLGERSFSQDDDDDEDEEEEEEEHVKEPPRPVCPRGGMRSDHPPPPAYEFAGGSHSDSGPWASPIKVPGTTMETLHSYLISDPRNRGHEEQEEEEEVTSGATRSAQQQQPQESKDDSTTPDTEDYFSKGMLCATDSTPSDNSLSPLMDDTKVDDDIILTSPNKTRTTEDLFAMIHRSKRKVLGRKDSGDLNAKSRLCPPVPVTPSNVSTVIIPPAPPLNIPATLATAVGSQRAPVPIYRSAKKSSTSNEEFKLLLLKKGSRTDSSYRMSATEILKSPITPKTPGESVQEGPIRQGEEPPSTLQESPISGLDPIQIPGLFPRANSESFASKTLPMSAASRQGRSRIPPVANSSRYSTRSRLYTAPMQAISEGETENSDGSPHDDRSS; the protein is encoded by the exons CGGTGTCAAACCTCGACATAGAGAGCAAGCTGTCGGTTCACTATCAGGCTCCATGGCACCAGCAGCACAATGTATTTCATCCTTGCACCCGACCGCCGTGTCTGGAGGAGCTGCACAGAAACGCTCAGCTCAGTCTCAGAGCTCTGCACCGAG ACGAACAACAGCGGCAGCGGTCCACGAGTCGGGAGAGAAACAGGGTGACCATCTCTATCTCAGTGGCGCCCCCCATGCCCACCTTCCCTTCGCCCCACACCATCCGGCGGCAACAGAGGAGTCGCCTGGCAAGAGCG CAAGAGAGAGCAGAAAGGGAGCGAGACTTAGACTATCAACCCAGGAAG GAGAGGCCTGTGAAAGAATCAGAAATCCAGACCATACAGAGAAAA GAGAGGCCAAGAGAAGCAGATGTTCAGACGATCCAAAGAAAG TTTGAGTGCTTTTACTCACTTCACCCTATTGAAAGTTGCATCTTCATTCCATGGAATAGAAAG GCTACCTCTACAGGGGAAGGTGAAGGCGGTGAGGTCTTGGGAAGCAACAGAGCCCAGGCCTCAGCCCCCAGTGCACCTTCAACCCAGGATAAGCAGACAAACTGGTCAAAGGAAAACGTCCCACCATCAGATCACAAGTCATCTGGCGATTCTCATGCTATCTCTTCCTGTATCATCCCGATCAATGTCACAG ATTCCGATGAATCACCTGTGGCAAGAGAGCGCACAGTGATTATCCATGCCAATCCACATCAACTCTCGCTCTGTCAGGAAGAACTCTCAGTCAGTGGTCGCCTCCATCACACTCGTGACTCTGGCTGCCAGACAGATGATTTTCTTATAGCAT gtaCAGCTGCTCCCTCCAGAAGGCGTATTAGAGCTCAGCGAGGCCATCAGGGAATTCCTGCCTCTTTGTCCCATTCAACAGGAAATATTTCTTCTCTTGGTGACCAATCAGACTCAACATACACCACAGCCACATCCCATGGTGGGCGATTGCGCTCCCGTAGCCTTCCACGAGAGGGTGGACGTCTGATGGATAGTGATGAGGATGACGATGACAAttatgacgatgatgatgaggatgaagaaTTGTCACCTTACGAAGCAGAGGACTTTATTCCAGCTGGCCCCAGTCCAagaatgaagatgatgatgatgaaggatGAAGAGGAGAGCACAGATGACCAAGCAGCTCCAGAGCCGCTACAGCTTGGAAGCCTAAAAAGGCTGCAGCGAActggggagagagacagaggaggtggaggaggtggaagCCCAGAGCATAGCTGGATGGAGAGGGGTCGTTCACGGTTACCACGCAAGGCTGACATGGGCAGCTGCGAGATCTCGTCAAGCTCAGATACGTTTAGTAGCCCTATTCATTCAGTGTCTACAACAGGAGTCTTAGGCAGCCATGTGGATCACAAAGAAGACCACCAGTCATCCAGCGGGAACTGGAGTGGTTCTAGTTCTACCTGCCCCTCACAAACATCTGAAACCATCCCGCCACCCTCTTCTCCACCCTTGACAGGCTCATCCCACTGTGATTCAGAGCTGTCACTCAACACCGTGCCCAATGCTATTGATGAGGGATTCTCCCTCGATCCCTCATATCACTCTGACCTCAGACCCCAAGGCCAGGGTCACAGATCAAGCTCATTCACATCCTCAGCCACAGACCAGCTGGATGATGCAGGGGTCAGTACAGCCAGTGAAGGAGAGTGGACATACCCTCCAGACCAAGATCAGACTGACCAAGATCAAGACCCTGACCAGACCCAAAACCTGAGCCAGAGCCATGGGGTAACCCAAGAGTACAGCTCTAAACATAGCCTTGAAGACCAAGCTGGCTTCAGTGACAAAACGAGCAACACTGAAATAGAGCCTGGCTCTCATTACCCATCTGATACAGAAGGTTTCTATTCCTCCTCTGTGCATATCAGAGAGTGTAATCAGAGTTATAGAGGATACATGTATAACTATGCAGACCAAGGGCCTGACTGTGGTCAGTCCAACACTGTGGCAGCACCACTATCACATGGAGTTTACCCTGAGCCCTCAGCTGACTTCAGAGCAGGCACTCTAACCCTGGGGAGGACATCTCGTTCATTAAGGAAACCGAAAGTCAAACCTCCACCACCCAAACGAACCTCCTCACTAAAGGAACCCAGTGGTAGTGTTGATGTCGGAACGGACACACAGGCAGATCAGGATCAACCAAAGATGGTTATTGAGCAGGAGCTTACTTTGTCTTCCACAGATATGAAGCTGGAACTGGACCTAGAGCTTGGAGTTGCTCCAGAACCATTACAGACATCCTGTTTAGTGGCAGAGCCTTTGGGAACATGGGGAATGGGACTGGGGGAAACCGTGGACATAGTAGAGCCCATGTCTTTCAGCTCTGCAGATACACACTCATTTAAAGATGAAGGTGCTGTGCAATCTGACTATGCAGACCTTTGGCTTCATAACAGTGAACTGAAGTCCAACAATGGTGAGTACACATCCATGTCCAACTCAAGCACCGCCACAGGCACTACTGTCATGGAGTGTATCAAGTCACCAGACAGCTCTTCCTCTTCCACAGAAACCCAAACCCAGGCCCCTACCCAGGCTTCAGACACCGTGGCAACTAGTTCACCACTCCCACCTGAAGACTTCAAACTAGGGTCTCCTGAGAAACTGGCTGGTCTGGCTTCACCATCAAGTGGTTattccagccaatcagaaacaCCTACATCAACCCTGCCCACATCTTCGGCAGCATTTTTCCCAGGACCATTGTCTCCTTCAACTGGCAAGAGGAAGCCCAAAGTGCCAGAGAGGAAGTCTTCTCTCGCTTCCCTGCAGCATTTCCCCAGAGATGGAGCTTCCATTTCCTCTTGCTATAAGAGAGACCCAGACTTTCCACCTCCACCTTCTCAGCTGGATCTCAGTATCCTTCATGGTGGCTATGTCAGACACACGTTATCCCACCGGACTTACCACATGCACACATTGCACCATAGCAAACACAGAGCTGCAAATGTTTTAGCCACTGGCACAAAGTTGTTGGCTCCTGAAGCATCAAATACCAACCCACCACCAAGTTCAAACTCTACATTAACAATTCCTAGTTCAAATCTGTCAGCGATAACACCGTCTGCTCTTCGATCAGTGCAGCTTCATTCTGTTAGCCAATCTGCAGATCCACAAATTACTTACACTACAGACCAGGAAACACCAAGTGTAACAGAAACTGCTACAAGACCCAAATGTCCTCCTAGTGCTTCTACTCTGGCTCCGCCACCTCCTAACACTAGGCCTCTCCCTCCTCGCAGACCTCCTCCTAGACCACCAGGTCACGAGCACACCTCCTCCCCTGAGCATGCACAACCAACACCTCCTGGCCGTCATCCTGATGGGCCTCCATCTTATGAAAGCCTGCTACTTAGACAGGACCGCTATGGACCTGGAACTTTCTGGGCTATGACTGCCTTCCGAACCCGAATGGACCCATCATCAGACCTCTCTGAGGACAGCTCACCTGTGCATCGACCTGTCCCACGTGCTCCCCATCCATCTCCTGTGGATCTACACACACATATCCATTCTCATAGAGAGTTCAGAGGGCTCACCCACTCATCTCGTGCACATCCTGAGTTTAGGGTTTTAGGAGAACGCTCCTTCTcccaggatgatgatgatgatgaagatgaagaggaggaagaggaagagcacGTGAAAGAACCCCCTAGACCTGTATGTCCCAGAGGAGGTATGCGATCAGATCATCCTCCACCCCCAGCATATGAGTTTGCTGGGGGATCCCACTCAGACTCAGGGCCCTGGGCTAGTCCAATCAAAGTGCCTGGTACCACAATGGAGACATTGCATTCTTACCTAATCAGTGACCCAAGAAATAGAGGACACGAAGaacaggaagaagaggaggaagtgaCATCAGGTGCTACCAGAAGTGCCCAGCAACAACAGCCACAGGAAAGCAAAGATGACTCCACGACTCCTGACACTGAGGATTACTTCAGTAAAG GGATGTTGTGTGCTACAGATTCCACACCCAGTGATAATTCGCTCTCCCCTCTGATGGATGACACCAAAGTGGATGATGACATCATTCTCACGTCACCCAATAAGACCCGGACAACTGAGGACCTGTTTGCCATGATACACAG ATCCAAGAGAAAGGTCCTGGGTCGTAAAGATTCTGGCGACTTAAATGCTAAGTCTCGTCTCTGCCCTCCAGTACCAGTGACCCCCAGCAACGTGTCCACCGTCATTATCCCTCCAGCACCTCCTCTCAACATTCCAGCTACCTTAGCCACTGCTGTTGGGTCACAACGAGCCCCTGTACCAATCTATCGCAGCGCCAAGAAATCAAGTACGTCGAACGAGGAATTTAAACTCTTGTTGTTAAAAAAGGGAAGCAGAACTGATTCCAGCTATCGCATGTCAGCTACAGAGATTCTGAAAAGCCCTATTACCCCTAAAACACCAGGGGAGTCTGTCCAGGAAGGGCCCATTAGACAGGGAGAGGAGCCACCCTCTACGCTCCAGGAGAGCCCCATTTCTGGCCTCGACCCAATCCAGATACCAGGTCTTTTTCCCAGAGCCAACTCTGAGAGTTTTGCATCGAAAACCCTGCCTATGTCAGCTGCATCTCGACAAGGACGTTCTCGGATACCCCCTGTAGCCAACAGTAGTCGCTACAGTACACGCAGTCGCCTCTACACAGCCCCCATGCAAGCCATTTCTGAAGGGGAGACCGAGAACTCAGATGGGAGCCCCCATGATGACAGATCATCCTAA